Proteins encoded within one genomic window of Halorussus salilacus:
- a CDS encoding 50S ribosomal protein L18, producing the protein MASGPRYTVPMRRRREVRTDYHQRLRLLKSGKPRLVARKSNRHVRAQLVTMGPDGDETVVSAFSGDLEEYGWEAPTGNLPSAYLTGYLLGKRALDEGYDEAVLDIGLNTATPGGKVFAVQEGAIDAGLDVPHNDSVLADWSRTRGEHIAEYAEQRDEPLYSGDFDATELPEHFDDVLAELQED; encoded by the coding sequence ATGGCAAGTGGACCACGATACACGGTGCCGATGCGCCGTCGCCGCGAGGTCCGGACCGACTACCATCAGAGGTTGCGCCTGCTGAAATCGGGCAAGCCCCGGCTGGTGGCTCGCAAGAGCAACCGGCACGTCAGGGCGCAGCTGGTCACGATGGGTCCCGACGGCGACGAAACCGTCGTGAGCGCCTTCTCGGGCGACCTCGAGGAGTACGGCTGGGAGGCCCCGACGGGGAACCTCCCGAGCGCGTACCTCACGGGGTACCTGCTCGGCAAGCGCGCGCTCGACGAGGGGTACGACGAGGCCGTCCTCGACATCGGCCTCAACACCGCGACCCCGGGCGGCAAGGTGTTCGCAGTACAGGAAGGAGCTATCGACGCTGGCCTCGACGTCCCCCACAACGACAGCGTGCTGGCCGACTGGTCGCGTACTCGCGGCGAGCACATCGCCGAGTACGCCGAACAGCGCGACGAGCCGCTGTACAGCGGGGACTTCGACGCCACCGAACTACCCGAGCACTTCGACGACGTGCTCGCAGAACTACAGGAGGACTAA